In the genome of Hyphobacterium sp. CCMP332, one region contains:
- a CDS encoding DUF1801 domain-containing protein, whose product MNEKPKLLSGGNPQIPKGDGDQPVQDYIAAMPDWKSKIGHYLDQLIEKVVPKVKKAVRWNTPFYGIEGKGWFIAYNCTNKYVSVTFFKGTELKPIPPIASKVDYVRYFRIYENDNLDEQQLKKWIKLASELPGEKVF is encoded by the coding sequence ATGAATGAAAAACCAAAATTGCTAAGCGGTGGAAATCCCCAAATTCCAAAGGGCGATGGAGATCAACCCGTTCAGGATTACATTGCCGCAATGCCGGATTGGAAAAGTAAGATAGGTCATTATCTTGATCAGTTGATTGAGAAGGTGGTCCCAAAAGTTAAAAAAGCCGTGCGATGGAATACCCCTTTTTATGGAATTGAGGGTAAGGGTTGGTTCATTGCCTACAATTGTACTAATAAATATGTTTCTGTAACCTTTTTTAAAGGGACAGAGTTGAAACCAATTCCACCTATTGCTTCAAAAGTGGATTACGTCAGATATTTTCGGATTTATGAAAATGATAATTTAGATGAACAGCAATTAAAAAAATGGATTAAGCTGGCTTCTGAATTACCAGGGGAAAAAGTTTTTTAA